The Gemmatimonadaceae bacterium genome contains the following window.
GCCGCCGGCGATCTCAATCAGTTCATCGAGAAAGCTGCCCCCACCAATGGCGATGACCGGCTGATCCCACGCCGGCATGAAGACGCGCGCCCGCGGCAGTCCCGCCGTCGCCTCGCGGACGCGCGCCAGCGTAGCGTTCACCGAGTCCAGCACGGCTGCGGCGCGGGCGGAATCGCCGAGCAATGCGCCAAGATCGTGTGTGGCCCGCTCGAAGTCGGCGATGCGATCGATGCGCAGCGCCGCGACCGTGATGCCCGCCGAGCGGAACCGCTCCGCGGCGGGACGATCGTCGGCGCTCCCGTAGAGCAGCACGAGATCGGGGTGTACGGCGAGCACAGCCTCGACGTTTGGGCGCACGGCGGGGCCCAGCGCCGGCACCCGCCGGGCGGCGTCGGGCCAGCTGTCCCACTGCGAGCGCCCAACGAGCCGGCCGCCGGCTCCGATGGCGAACACGATCTCGGTGGTGGTGGGATTGAGCGAGACAACGCGCGCCGGCGCGGTGTTCGGCACCCGCAGCGTGTCGCCGAAGTCGTCGACGTCGACCACGGCGCCGTGTGTGCGCGCGGCGTCCCGCTGCGGGGCGGCACACCCCGAAACGGCCAGGCACGCGAGGGCAAGTGAGGCACAGAATCGCAAGACGGACATCCCGTGGTCGAGGCAGGATGTCCGCAGTGCCGGGTCAAACGCAGGATGCGCCGCCGCCGGAGCCGCCACAGGTCCTCCCCCGAGAACCGATGATCGTGGCGCGAGGGCAGGTCGTCTCCTGGCTCCGGGCCGTCGCGCTCGCCTTCCCGACTCTCGTCAGTGGCGTCGTCAGCGCACGTCTATTGCCCGTTACAGTGGCGGGGCCGCACCGGCATCGCACCGGTTTCCGTGTCCCACCCTCGCGTTTCAATTGTAAGGGCGAATCTACGGGGCGCGGCGTTCCTCGGCAAGCGCGTCGGCGATCCGTGTCTCGAGCGCCGCGCGGTCGGCGCGATGGCGCGCCGTGCGGGCCTCGTCGGCCAAGCCTTCGCCGGCGAACGCCGCGTCGAGCCGCGCGAGTTCGAAACGGAGTTGTTCTGCTCGCGTCGCCCCGATCAGCACGGGCGCCACCGCCGCGACCGGGGCAGGCCCCGACCTGCCGCCGGCCCTTCGACCACGGCGACGGAGGGCGAACACGAGGGCGGCCAGCATGAGCGCGGCCATGGCCAGGGCGACGCCAGCCACGAACCGCGTACGGCCGGAATCGGAGACGGCCGACACGTCGATGCGGAGCACCGAACCCGCCGGAACATTCTGGGCCAGGTAGCGCTTGAACGCGCGCCCCTGCGCCGTGACCGACGCCTGTTGCGCCAGGCCATCGAGAACCGGGGTGGCCGTCGGCTCTTCGAGCAGGACCTCGAGCGCCGCGGCCCCGGTGGGCAGCGCCAGTCGGAGGGGAAACGCGTCGGCCGGCATCCCGTAGCTCACGGCGAGCTGCCGCACGCCGGGACTTACCGGCGCGAACATCCGGATCTCGTTGTCGTCGAAGGACACGGCGCCGGGAGCCACGTCGCCCCCATCCACCGCCGGCGAGATCGCGCCGGCGGGCAGCGGCGCCGTCCATAGAGGGGTCAGCGAGTCCCGGGTGATGAGCGTCTTGTTGCTGTCGTTGCCGAGGTCGAACACCTCGGCCACAGTCCGCACTCCGTCGGCCCCGGGCGCGCCCACCACGACGTGCCGGCCCGCGAGGCGGAGGGTGATCCCGGTGCTGGCCGTGTCGAACACCACGATGTCGGCGTCGGCGCCGCTCACGTGCGGCGTCTGGAACGGCGCCGTGAAGTACGCGATGCCGGCGAAACGGGTCGATGCGAAATAGACGGCGTCGGGGGCGCCGCTGGTCTTATATGTAAAATAATATGCTCCCGCGGCGTCGGTGCGCACGGAATCGATGGGGCCGGCATGGTCCTGGCCCACCCGATGCAGCACCACGACCTGGTGCGCCAGCGGCAGCGCCGCGTTCGCCGCGCCGGGCCGCTGCACATGGCCATTTGCCGTGCGCACCTGGCCCAGGGGAACGACCTCGCCGGTCTGCGCAGCGGCCGGCGCCGCGAGGAGCACCAGCGCCGCGGCGAACGTGGGCCACCAGCGCCGAGGGTTGGTCAACACCACGGTCCGCACCCCGCTCTCACGGGTTGAATTTACCGAAGTCCTCGGGGCGCAACCCCTCGAGGTACGCCTTGAGCCGCTCGGCCGAGAGGTCGGCCGGTTCAGGAGGCGGTGAGGTGGCCCCAGGCTCCCAATCGTCGCTGCTATCGTTGAGCAGCGCGTCGTCAGCGAAGATGGGAGCGCCGAATCGCAGCGCGATCGCGATGCTGTCGGAGGGACGGGCATCCACGGTCATCCGCTCCGCTCCGCGCACCAGGTGCATCTCCGCGAAGTACGTACGCTCCTCCATGCGCGTGATCTCGACCCGTGCCAGATCAGCGCCGAGCGTGGTGATGAGGCTCCGGCACAGGTCGTGCGTGAGCGGGCGCGTCCGCACGATCTGGTGCATCTCGATGATGATCGACTCGGCCTCCGGCTGGCCGATCCAGATCGGCAGTACGCGGTCACCGCCTTTCTCTTGCAGGATGACCACGTACGCCCGCGTCGATGCATCGACTGCCAGCTTGGCTACGACGACTTCGACCATTCGCTCCTCGCGTGCGTCACCGCACTGCGCGTCGCAGGTCCGCGGCGCGATCGACGCGCTCCCACGTGAACGTCGTGCGCCGGGTCCTGCCCCGCCCCAGCTTTTCGGGCGGGCGTCCGAAGTGACCATAGGCCGAGGTGGCCGAGAAGATCGGCTTGCGGAGATCGAGGGCGTGAATGATGCCGCGCGGCGTGAGGTCGAAGCTGTCGACCACGGCGCGGCGGATCACCTGGTCGTTCACCCGGCCGGTACCGAAGGTATCGACCATCACCGACACCGGCTCGGCCACCCCGATCGCGTAGGCGAGCTGCACTTCACACCGCGCGGCGAGCTTGGCGGCCACGATGTTCTTGGCCACCCACCGCGCCGCGTACGACCCGGACCGATCGACCTTGGACGGATCCTTGCCGCTGAACGCGCCGCCGCCGTGGCGGCCCATGCCGCCGTAGGTATCGACGATGATCTTGCGCCCAGTGAGCCCGGCGTCACCCTGCGGTCCACCGACGACGAACCGGCCCGTGGGATTGATATGGTACTTGGGCCGTTTGACGCGCAGCTCGGCGGGGATCACCGGTTCGATGATGCCGTCGAGGATCTCGCTCCGGATGCGACGGTTCGACACCCCGGGCGCATGCTGCGTGGAGACGACGACCGTGTCCACCGCCACCGGCCGGTGATCGTCGTAGATCACCGTGACCTGCGACTTGCCGTCGGGACGCAGCCACGGCATGGCCCCGCTCTTCCGCGCCTCGGCCAGTGCCCGCGTCAGGCGGTGGGCGAGCATGATCGGCATCGGCATCAGTTCGTCCGTTTCGTCCGACGCGTAGCCGAACATCATGCCCTGGTCGCCCGCCCCGCCCGTGTCCACCCCGAGCGCGATGTCCGGCGACTGGCGGTCGATCGTACTGAGTACCGAACAGGTGTGGGAATCGAATCCATAGCCGGCGTCCGTGTATCCGATGTCGTGGATCGTGGCGCGGACGATGTCGGGGATGTGGACGTAGGTGTTCGTCGTGATCTCCCCGGCCACGCACGCCATCCCCGTGGTGACCAGCGTCTCGCAGGCCACGCGCGCGTTGGTGTCATCGGCGAGGATGGCGTCGAGGATGGCGTCGGAGATCGCGTCGGCCACCTTGTCGGGATGGCCTTCGGTGACGGACTCGGAGGTGAACGGATGGCGATCGCGCACAGGCGGCTCGGTCGAAGGTAGAGGGCACAGGCGGCGCGCCCGCATGCGCCGCGAGACTTGGAGAATAAGGGGAACGCGCTTGCCCCGGCAACCCGCGATCAGTGAAACGCGAGATCGCCGATGGCCTCGCGCAGGCGCCGCACGAGTTCTTCCTCGGCCGCTTCGGCCGTATCGGCGTGGAGGGCGGCGGTCGCCGCCACCTCGGCATCGCGCACGCTGATGCTCCGCACGATGCGCTTGACCAGCGGCAGCGATCGCGCCGCGACGCTCAATTTGCGAACGCCGAGCCCGAGCAGGGCATACGCCATGATGGGCTGCGACGCCATCTCGCCACACACCGCGACCTCGAGACCAGCCTGATCCCCCATATCGACGATGCGGCGGATGAGGCGGAGCACGGCCGGATGCAGCGGCGTGAACCGATTGGCGAGGTTCGCGTTCCCGCGGTCCACCGCCAGGGTGTACTGCACGAGGTCGTTGGTGCCGATACTGAGAAACGCGACCTCGCGGGTGAACGTATCAGCGGCGACCGCAGCGGCCGGTGTCTCGACCATCACGCCCAACGGAATATCGCGCTTGAATTCCACGCCGCGTGCAGCCAGTTCCTGCTCCGCCTCGGCGAGCAGGACGCGGGACTGGCGCACCTCGGCCACTGACACGACCAGCGGAAGCATGATGCGCAGATCGCCGTGTACTCCCGCGCGCAGCAGCGCCCGGAGTTGCGTGCGGAAGATCGCCGGTTGATCGAGGCACATGCGGATGGCGCGCCAGCCGAGGAACGGATTCGCTTCCGTGGGGAACCCGCCTACGGGCAGCTTGTCGCCGCCGATGTCGAACGTGCGAATCACCACTGGCATGCCGGCGAACGCCTCGATCACGCGCCGGTAGCTGCGGTACTGTTCTTCCTCGTCGGGCATCGTGGCGCGACCCATGACCAGGAATTCGGTGCGCATGAGCCCCACGCCCTCGGCCCCGCTGTCGCGCGCCGCGTCGGCGTCCTCGGGCAGATCGACGTTGGCGTGCAGCAGGATCGACACGCCGTCGAGCGTCACGCTCTCCAGCTTGGCCAGCCGGCGGAGCTCGCCCTCGACCACCTCTTCCTGGCGGGCACGCTCGCGGTATTGTTCGATCTCGACATCGGTGGGGCTGACGGTGATCGTGCCCGCACTCCCATCGAGGATGGCACGCTCGCCGCCGACGAGCGACTTGGCCGCCGTGCGCAACCCGACCACGGCCGGCAAGTGCAGCGACCGCGCGAGGATGGCGACGTGCGAGGTCCTGGTACCGGCGTCGGTGGCGATCCCGACAATCGCTTCGCGGTCGAGTTGCACCGTGAGGCCTGGAGTGAGGTCGTGCGTGACGAGAATGACGCGAGCGCCGCGTGGCAGGTCCACGGGGTCGTGGTCGGGCAGTTCGAGGAGGAGCGACAGTACGCGGATGTGCACGTCCGTGAGGTCACTCACCCGCTCGCGCAGCATCGCCACCGAGTGACGGGCGAACCGCTGGCGCCATTCGAGCATGACGAGATCGAACGCCTTCTCGGCGGCCAGCTGCTGGCGGATGAATTCCTCCACCCCCGACAGGAGTTCGGTGTCTTCGAGAATCGAGTGCTGCACGTCGAAGATCGCCGCTTCCTCGCGGCCGGCCACGGCCTCGACCCGCACCCGCACCTGGTTCAGCCGCTCCTTGGCACGGTCGATGGCCGCGTGAAACCGCCGGAGCTCGGAGGGGATCTGGTCTTCTGGAATCAGGCGATGCGGTACGTCCGGCACCTCCCACCGCAGCAGGTGGATGGTACCGACGGCGATGCCGGGTGACGCGGGGATGCCGGCCAGAGTGCGGTCCACTAGGGCTCTCCGAATCCGTCGGCGATGAGCTGGGAGAGCGCGACCAGCGCGGCGTCGGCATCGGGGCCCTCGGCACGCAGCACGAGCTTGGCGCCGCGCTCAGCGGCCAACATCATCACGCCCATGATGCTCTTCGCGTTCACCTCGAGGTCCTCGCGCGCGAGGGTGATGTCGCTCTTGAACCGGGAGGCGAGCTTCACGATCTGCGCGGCCGGCCGCGCATGCAGGCCCACCTGGTTGACGATCGTCGCGGTGCATTCAGGCATCAGCGGATCACCGAGAAGAGGACGACGGCGGTCACCACAAGAAGGGCGAACCGCCAGCCTTCGAGTTTGGCCTGCGCCTTGACCACGACCACGGCGCCTACGAGCGCCGCCAGCAGAATTTCGCTCAACTGAGTGCGCTGCGCACCCACGAGACGGGCGAGGGCAAGCGGAATGCCCACACCAGCGGCGAGGGCGGCCGCGCGGCCCAGGATCGTCGGCCCCCGACGCAGCACCGGGTGCCCCAGTCCGGCGGCGACACCCAGCCCCTGGTCCCACCCCGTACGCAACCCCCATACCAGGAGCGCCACGTGGCCCACGTTGTACAGAAGCAGAAATGTGATCACAACGACTGCAGCCGACGCGTGCCACCCGAACAGCCCCAGCGCGACCCAGGACGACAGTGGCAGCCAACCGGCCCACACGAGCTGGTCGCCCACGCTGCCCAACGGGCCGCACAGCGCGCCGCGGAATCGCTCGATGCGCTCCGGGGCCTCGCCGTCGAGTTCGACGCGGGCCAGCGCCCCCACGGCGAACGCGGCCAGGTACGGGTGCGCATTGAAATACCGATTCTGGCGGGCCAGCGCCTCCTTGAATCGCGGCCCGCGCACGCCGCCGGGGAGCGACCGGAGCGCCGGCTCAAGGCAGAACGCCATGCCGTTGCCCATCAGTGTTTCATAATTCCAGGAGCCCTGAATGGCGAACAGGCGCAGGAGCATCGCGGCGCGGACGCGCGACGGGAGACGTGGACGCGCGGGGGCAGGCCCCGTCATCGCAGCCCCAGGGCCAGGAGCCCAAGCCCCAGGCCACCGATGAAGAACCAGCGGGCCCAGGTCGTGGAGTGGAAGAGCTTCCACGTGGCAGCGGCCGCCACACTGGCGGCCGTGGCCACGAGGGCAGCGCGCGACCCCTGTTCGGAGAGCGTCCAGTGGGCGAGCACGGCCCGTTCAGCAGGAAGGAGCACGGCATAGGCAACGCCGCTCAAGGCGACGCCGCGCACGAGATCGGCGGTCAGCCCCGCTAACTGCACGCCCATCACCGCGCCCGGCGCCCCAGCGTCGAGCGCGGCCTGGTGGGCCCTGGCCACGACCGCGTTGCGCTGCCGCACCTTCACCATCGTCCAGCCACCGAGCCAAGCCACGATCAGCCCGCCCAGCACGGCCACGGTGAGCGCGCCGACCGCCGAATCGGCGCTGGCCCCGAAGAGGCTGCCCGCCACGACCGACGCCGAGCCCCATTCGGGATACCGTGATGCGCCCACGGGAAGCGTCTCGAGAGCGATCAACTCGAGCACGGCGCCCACGAGCAGCCCTGGCCCCGGAGCGCCAACGAGGGCGCCGCCCAGCGTGGCCGCCACGAGCGGCCGCGAGATCATCACCTGGGGAAAGCTCACCGTATCCAGCCCGGCGATGCCGCCCAGGAGGGCGATGGGGAGCAGGCCGGCGAGCGTCACGGCGCGCCGCCCGCAGCCAGGATCTCGTCCAAGGGAACAGCCCGCGCCGACGGTACGTCCTGCGCCGTCACGACGACGCCACGCGCCGCGATCTCGCGCAGCGCCTCCGCTTCGTCCGGTGACAGGAACAGGTAGCGCAGCCGCTGGACGCGGTCGCGGCGGTGGTGGATGCCTCCCAGGTTCACCGCGGGGATCCCGTCACCCGCAACGAGCGCGCGCATGGTGTGCACATCGCCGGTGAGCAGGATGCCGTGGCGGGGATCGGCACGATAGCCACCGAGCACCACGGCGCACTCGGCGGCCGTATGGAAGTAGACGTCCACGCCAGGCGGCACGGCCATGCGGTACAGGTCGCGCTCCCATTCGCTGCCAGCCACGCCGTCGTCGACGAGTACGATGAAACCGACGTCGAGCGGCTGGCCCCACCCCAGCACCACCTGTCCGTGGATCAGCCGGTCGTCGATGCGGTACAACACAAGCGTCACGGGGTGCCCTCGACGGCGTCGATGGACGCCCGCCCGCGGTCGGCGGCATGGCGCGCAGCGGTAACGGCGGTCTCAGCGTCGGCGAACGCAAAATCGAGCAGCGCCGGTAGATTGGCGCCGGAGACGAGCACGGCGCTCGGCATGCCGCGCAGAATGCGGCGCGCGGCCATCGTGCAGCTGCCTGCGCGCAGATCGGTGAACAGCACGTGCACGCCGGTGCGCTCCATCGTATCACGGAGCAGCGCCTCGATATCGGTGGCGCTCAACTCGGTCACCGCCACGGGGTGAAACAGGTGGCCGCGCCCGGTGATGACTTCCACCGCCGACACGAGACCGGCAGCGAAGTCGCCGTGCCCGGCGACGATGGCACGGGGTTGGTTATTCGTCATCTTCCTGGAGATATCGTTTGACGTCGGCGGCTGCACGCAGGTGCCCGATGAGCCGGGCGTTGAATCGCTCGGCGGGATCGAACCCGCTGTACTTGAGCAGATGGTTCATCGCGATCACCTCGGCGACCACCGTGATATTCTTGCCCGGGTTGAGCGGGACCGTGATCTGCGGCAGTTCGACATCGAGGATCGTCGTCGACTCGCCGTCGAGGCCGGTACGGTCGATCGGCATGTCCTGATGCCACTCCGCCAACTGCACCACGACCTCGATGCGTTTCTGCTGACGCACGGCCCGGACGCCGAACACCGCCGGCACGTCCACGAGCCCCACCCCGCGGATCTCCATGCAATGGCGCTGCATTTCGTGGCCGCTCCCGATGAGCACGTCCGTGCCGCGACGTTTGACGAACACGAGGTCGTCGGCCACCAACCGGTGCCCTCGTTCCACGAGGTCGAGGACGCATTCCGATTTGCCGATACCGCTGCGCCCGATGAACAGCAGGCCCACGCCGAACACGTCGGCCACGGAACCGTGGATCGTGGTGGTGGGCGCGAATTCGTCCTCGAGCCACGGCTTGATGCGCGTGTAGAACTCGTTGGTCTTGAGGGCCGACGTGAACACCGGAACGCCGGCCGCGCGCGCCGCCTCGACGCCGGCGGCCGGGAGCGCCAATCCCTTGGTCACGAACACGCACGGAATGGCGTGCGAGAAGAACAACTGGAGCACCCGCGCGCGCTCTCCCGGCTCTCGCGTGTCGAGGTACGTGACCTCGGTCTCGCCGAGCACCTGCAGGCGGTGACCGGGAAAGCGCTCGGTGTACCCGGCGAGCACGAGTCCCGGGCTCGAGATGTTGGGGCTCGTGATGACCCGTTCGAGCGACCCCGTGCCTTCGACGAGCGTCAGTTCCAGGGTGTCGCGCATACGCTCCAGCAGCCGCCCCGCCGTGAGTGGCGGCTTGGTCGCGCCCTTCGCCGACGGGCTCATGCGCGGACGACGCGGCGCGCGAGGCGTTGGCGGCGCACCCGGGCGACCTGCGCACCCAGACGGTCGAGCGCCTGGCTCAGCGCCGTGCCGGTGTAGCGGGCACGGGCGTCGGCGATGATCGGCTTCTGGCGCGGAGAGTGGAGCGTGATCTCGACGCGTCGGGCGGGCCCGTCCTCCTCGAAGCGAACGATCGCGTCCACGGGACGGCCCAGGCGGCGTGCCAGCTTGCTCACGCCCTCCCGGGCCCGGCGCGTCAATCGGGGAGACATGGGCGCGCGGTGCCCATGAAAAATGATCTCCATCAGACGGGAACCTCCATCGCGAGGACGCGGGTCAGGTGCTGCTCGGTCTGGTCGGCAGCCCGTTCCCACGTGAAGCTTTCGGCAAAGCGTCGCGCCTGCACCCCCAGAGACTCGACGAGCATCGGATCCGCGGCCAGCCGGTCCATCGCGGCCGCCATGGCTTCGATGTCACCGTGCGGCACGAGAAACCCGGTCTCGCCGTGGCGCACCGATTCGCGAATTCCCGGCGAATTCGAAGCGACCACGGGCGTGGCGCACGCCGCGGCCTCCAGATTCGTGATCCCCCACCCCTCCTTGGGCGATGCGAAGGCGAGCGCCCACGACCGGCGCAGCAACGCCAGCTTCTCCTCGTCGCTGATACGCCCAAGAAACCGCACGCGCGAGCCCAGGTCAAGCGACGCCGCCAACCGTTCCAGCCGCGCGCGGTAGTCTCCCGCCCCGGCGATTTCCAACACCGCGTTCCGGTGCTGCATGGCGGCGAAGGCGCGGATCACCAAATGCACGCCCTTGTAGTGCTTGAGGCGTCCCAGATACGAGAACGTCGGCACCGCCGCGCGCGCGCCGGGCGCCGGCGTGTACGCCGCGCTGTCGATGCCGGGATAGATCACCTCGACCTGCATCGGGTCAATTCCCCGGTGGGCCAGGTCTTCCTTGGTGCTCTCGCTGATCGCTTCGAACGGCACGCGGCGGTAGACGCGCCCCAGCGGCCGCTCCGCGAGCCACACGGCCGCGGCCAACGGCGCCGCAAACTCCCGGAATGCCGTGGCGCCGAACAGGTGCGGCACGAGGGTCATCACCCGCTGCGCTCCCCAGCGAGGCGTGTACAGCGGGATCTTGTTCACGTCCTCGACCAGCACGTCGGACGTGCCAGCGAGATGCCGCGCGTAGTACCGGCGGGCCAGGAATGGGAACGTGTGCCGCGTGCCCACCCGGTGCACAGCGATGCCGTCGAGCACCGTACGCGGCGGAGCGCCGGACCAGCCGCCGCAGAGCAGCACGACCTGGTGTCCCTTGAGCACGAGGCGGCCGAAGATCTCGTGCAGATGTATCTCCGCGCCCCCGGCCAGCGGATTCTCCCGGTCCTGCCAGTTGACGAGCAGGATACGCACTAGAGGCGTCCCATGCGCCGGGCAAGCGCGTCAACCACGCCGTTCACGAACCGCGCGCTCTGCTCACTCCCGTACCGCTCGGCCAGGCGGATGGCCTCCTGGATCACGACGCGGGCCGGTGTCTCCCCGCGGTGCAGTTCGGCGGCGGCCACGCGCAGCACGGTGCGTTCAATGACCCCCAGCCGCTCCAATCGCCAGTTCGTGGTGACGGCGGCCAGTTCGCGATCGATCTCGTCCCCGTGGTCGATGATCTCGCGCACGAGCAGGCCGGCGAGACGGCGTTCGTCGGGCGCGATGGCCAGGTCGTCCCAGACCGCCGTGGCCACCCGGTCCAGATCGGCCGTGCCGCGAAGGTCCCACGCGTACACCGCCTGCAGCGCCCGGGCCCGGGCGCGCGTCTCAACCCTCATCCGGCACGTCCAGGCGATCCAGGAGGTCGATCATTTCCAGCGCAGCGAGCGCCGCGTCCCAACCTTTATTGCCGTGAGCGCCGCCGGCGCGCGCCTCGGCCTGCTCCACCGTATCGCACGTGAGCAGCCCGAATCCAACCGGCGTCTCGAATTCTGCCGACGCCAGGGCCAGTCCGCGCGATGCCTCGCCCGCCACGTAGTCGAAATGCGGGGTCTCGCCGCGGATCACCGCGCCCACCGCGACGATGGCGTCGTAGCGGTCGCCGGCCATGAGCCGTCGCGCGGCGATCGGCAGCTCCCACGCGCCCGGGACCCATACGAGGTCCACATCGGCCGCGGCCACCCCGTGGCGCACGAGGGCATCCATGGCCCCGTCGGCCAGCCTGGTGGTGATCGAGTCGTTGAACCGACTGGCCAGCACCGCCACCCGGCGGCCGTGGCCCGAAGGCGTTCCCGTGAATTCAGCCATTTAGGAGACGAGGAGATGTCCGAGCTTTTCGCGCTTCGTCTTCATGTAGTCGGCGTTCTCGTCCTGTGCCGGCTGAACGATCGGTACGCGCTCCTCGACGCGCAGCCCGTAGCCTTCCAGTCCGACCATCTTACGCGGATTGTTGGTGATCGGCCGAATGGACCTGAGCCCTATATCAAGCAGGATCTGAGCGCCGATGCCGTAGTTGCGGAGGTCGGGTTTGAACCCGAGTCGCTCGTTCGCCTCGACGGTGTCAATGCCGGTGTCCTGCAGTTCGTAGGCCTTGAGCTTGTTGAGCAGCCCGATGCCGCGCCCCTCCTGGTCGAGGTACACGATCACGCCGCGCCCCTCTTCGGAGATCATGCGCATGGCGGTGTCCAGCTGCCAGCCGCAGTCGCAACGTTTAGAGTGGAACACGTCGCCGGTGAGGCACTTGGAGTGCATGCGCACCAGCACGTTCTCGCCCTCGGTCACGTCGCCGTAGATGAGGGCGACGTGTTCGTGCGGGTCGACGTCGTTGCGGTACCCGACGATGCGCCACGTGCCGTATTCGGTGGGCAGACGCGCTTCGGCCACGCGGTGTACCAGCCGTTCGTGCTTGAGTCGGTGGGCCACGAGCTGCGCGACGGTGATGAATGTGAGCCCCCGCGTTTCGGCGAACTGCTCCAGGCTCTCGCGCCGCGCAGCGCTGCCGTCGGCGTTGAGGATCTCGCAGATCACGCCGGCCGGGTAGAGCCCGGCCAGTCGCGCCAGATCCACCGCGGCCTCCGTGTGGCCGACGCGCTGCAGCACACCACCTTCGCGCGCCCGCAGGGGGAACACGTGCCCGCCGTGCCGCAGGTCGGCCGGAGCCGTGGCCGGATCGACGGCCACCCGAATGGTCGTGGCGCGGTCCTGAGCGCTGATGCCCGTGGTCACGCCGAACCGTGCGCTGGCGTCAACGCTCACCGTGTACGCGGTGCGGTACTCGTCGGGGTTGGTCTCGCTCATCGGAGCGAGGTCGAGCTGGTCCACGCGCTCCGGCGGCAGCGCCAGGCAGACGAGACCGCCGGCGTTCCGGATCATGAAGTTCACCATGTCCGGCGTCACCAACTGCGCCGCGCAGATGAGGTCGCCCTCGTTCTCGCGGTCTTCATCGTCGGCGACGATCACGAACTTGCCGGCCTTGATGTCGGCGATCGCCTGGTCTACCGTGCCAAAGGTCATATAGCTTGCGTCCGGTAGGACGCCGTCAGTCGCTGTATGTACTTACCGATCACGTCCGCTTCCACGTGAACCTCGTCAGCTTCGCGCAACGCGCCGAGGGTGGTGTGGCGCAGCGTGTACTCGATCAGGGAAATCTGCGCGGTCTCGCCGACCGGAAGGGCATTCACCGTGAGGCTCACGCCATCCACCGTGAGGGAGCCCTGCGGCACCAGAAGTTCAGCGACCTCCACCGGCAGGGCAAGATCGACGAGCCGCGCGTCGCCGCGCTGCGCGACGTTCTGCA
Protein-coding sequences here:
- a CDS encoding HPr family phosphocarrier protein, coding for MPECTATIVNQVGLHARPAAQIVKLASRFKSDITLAREDLEVNAKSIMGVMMLAAERGAKLVLRAEGPDADAALVALSQLIADGFGEP
- a CDS encoding PTS sugar transporter subunit IIB — encoded protein: MTLVLYRIDDRLIHGQVVLGWGQPLDVGFIVLVDDGVAGSEWERDLYRMAVPPGVDVYFHTAAECAVVLGGYRADPRHGILLTGDVHTMRALVAGDGIPAVNLGGIHHRRDRVQRLRYLFLSPDEAEALREIAARGVVVTAQDVPSARAVPLDEILAAGGAP
- a CDS encoding helical backbone metal receptor gives rise to the protein MSVLRFCASLALACLAVSGCAAPQRDAARTHGAVVDVDDFGDTLRVPNTAPARVVSLNPTTTEIVFAIGAGGRLVGRSQWDSWPDAARRVPALGPAVRPNVEAVLAVHPDLVLLYGSADDRPAAERFRSAGITVAALRIDRIADFERATHDLGALLGDSARAAAVLDSVNATLARVREATAGLPRARVFMPAWDQPVIAIGGGSFLDELIEIAGGRNIYADVAAPSPTVTLEDVVARDPDVVLTSPEMRARILADPRWRALRAVRQGRVLAFDTTVVGRPSVVLGAAAVSLARLLHPGIHP
- the ptsP gene encoding phosphoenolpyruvate--protein phosphotransferase, whose translation is MDRTLAGIPASPGIAVGTIHLLRWEVPDVPHRLIPEDQIPSELRRFHAAIDRAKERLNQVRVRVEAVAGREEAAIFDVQHSILEDTELLSGVEEFIRQQLAAEKAFDLVMLEWRQRFARHSVAMLRERVSDLTDVHIRVLSLLLELPDHDPVDLPRGARVILVTHDLTPGLTVQLDREAIVGIATDAGTRTSHVAILARSLHLPAVVGLRTAAKSLVGGERAILDGSAGTITVSPTDVEIEQYRERARQEEVVEGELRRLAKLESVTLDGVSILLHANVDLPEDADAARDSGAEGVGLMRTEFLVMGRATMPDEEEQYRSYRRVIEAFAGMPVVIRTFDIGGDKLPVGGFPTEANPFLGWRAIRMCLDQPAIFRTQLRALLRAGVHGDLRIMLPLVVSVAEVRQSRVLLAEAEQELAARGVEFKRDIPLGVMVETPAAAVAADTFTREVAFLSIGTNDLVQYTLAVDRGNANLANRFTPLHPAVLRLIRRIVDMGDQAGLEVAVCGEMASQPIMAYALLGLGVRKLSVAARSLPLVKRIVRSISVRDAEVAATAALHADTAEAAEEELVRRLREAIGDLAFH
- a CDS encoding bifunctional nuclease family protein, producing MVEVVVAKLAVDASTRAYVVILQEKGGDRVLPIWIGQPEAESIIIEMHQIVRTRPLTHDLCRSLITTLGADLARVEITRMEERTYFAEMHLVRGAERMTVDARPSDSIAIALRFGAPIFADDALLNDSSDDWEPGATSPPPEPADLSAERLKAYLEGLRPEDFGKFNP
- a CDS encoding PTS system mannose/fructose/sorbose family transporter subunit IID produces the protein MTGPAPARPRLPSRVRAAMLLRLFAIQGSWNYETLMGNGMAFCLEPALRSLPGGVRGPRFKEALARQNRYFNAHPYLAAFAVGALARVELDGEAPERIERFRGALCGPLGSVGDQLVWAGWLPLSSWVALGLFGWHASAAVVVITFLLLYNVGHVALLVWGLRTGWDQGLGVAAGLGHPVLRRGPTILGRAAALAAGVGIPLALARLVGAQRTQLSEILLAALVGAVVVVKAQAKLEGWRFALLVVTAVVLFSVIR
- a CDS encoding PTS sugar transporter subunit IIC, which translates into the protein MTLAGLLPIALLGGIAGLDTVSFPQVMISRPLVAATLGGALVGAPGPGLLVGAVLELIALETLPVGASRYPEWGSASVVAGSLFGASADSAVGALTVAVLGGLIVAWLGGWTMVKVRQRNAVVARAHQAALDAGAPGAVMGVQLAGLTADLVRGVALSGVAYAVLLPAERAVLAHWTLSEQGSRAALVATAASVAAAATWKLFHSTTWARWFFIGGLGLGLLALGLR
- the metK gene encoding methionine adenosyltransferase, which gives rise to MRDRHPFTSESVTEGHPDKVADAISDAILDAILADDTNARVACETLVTTGMACVAGEITTNTYVHIPDIVRATIHDIGYTDAGYGFDSHTCSVLSTIDRQSPDIALGVDTGGAGDQGMMFGYASDETDELMPMPIMLAHRLTRALAEARKSGAMPWLRPDGKSQVTVIYDDHRPVAVDTVVVSTQHAPGVSNRRIRSEILDGIIEPVIPAELRVKRPKYHINPTGRFVVGGPQGDAGLTGRKIIVDTYGGMGRHGGGAFSGKDPSKVDRSGSYAARWVAKNIVAAKLAARCEVQLAYAIGVAEPVSVMVDTFGTGRVNDQVIRRAVVDSFDLTPRGIIHALDLRKPIFSATSAYGHFGRPPEKLGRGRTRRTTFTWERVDRAADLRRAVR